A window from Betta splendens chromosome 1, fBetSpl5.4, whole genome shotgun sequence encodes these proteins:
- the zgc:110222 gene encoding protein EOLA1: protein MLQEADVFSADMSVHVSCLSFRQPYAGLVLDGVKTVETRWRPLLTPLENQTLAVHIAYRAWEGDEWRAVLSGPLGMSPAKIQALLESGERFGRGVVAGLVDVGQTWLCPASLEEEELRHLERSAVLIGPQEKHLTHLSNPRWLRQPLNTCGGRDLWTVEIPAYMLP, encoded by the exons ATGCTTCAG GAAgcagacgtgttttctgcaGACATGTCGGTCCACGTGTCGTGCCTATCGTTCCGGCAGCCATACGCTGGTCTGGTTCTGGACGGGGTGAAGACGGTGGAGACCCGCTGGCGGCCGCTGCTGACCCCCCTGGAAAACCAGACCCTGGCTGTGCACATTGCCTACCGGGCCTGGGAAGGAGATGAGTGGCGGGCGGTTCTGAGTGGCCCGCTAGGAATGAGCCCCGCTAAGATACAAGCGCTTTTGGAGTCTGGTGAGCGGTTCGGCCGTGGCGTAGTGGCAG GATTGGTGGATGTGGGCCAGACCTGGCTGTGCCCTGCATCcttggaagaggaggagctacGGCACCTGGAGCGGTCAGCTGTTCTGATTGGTCCACAGGAGAAGCACCTGACTCACCTGTCCAACCCGCGCTGGCTGAGGCAGCCACTGAACACCTGCGGAGGCCGTgatctttggactgtggaaaTTCCTGCATATatgttaccatga